In Humulus lupulus chromosome 7, drHumLupu1.1, whole genome shotgun sequence, the following are encoded in one genomic region:
- the LOC133788619 gene encoding hexokinase-3-like, translating into MGRVVVGVAVGVAAAACAVAAVVVGRRVKSKRKWRRVVGVLRELEESCDTTVGRLKQVVDAMAVEMHAGLASEGGSKLKMLLTFVENLPNGSEKGTYYALDLGGTNFRVLRIQLGGTRSSILGHDVDRQPIPLELMTSTSEDLFNFIALSLMEFVESEGDGSETSPNRIRDLGFTFSFPVKQSSVSSGILIKWTKGFVIPDMVGKEVAGSLEQALIRQGLNMRVAALVNDTVGTLALGHYHDADTVAAVIMGTGTNACYLERTDAIIKCQGLFTTSGAMVVNMEWGNFWSSHLPRTTYDTDLDADSPNPNDQGFEKLISGMYLGDIVRRVILRMSQETDIFGPVSSRLSVPFILRTPIMAAMHEDDSPELREVGNILRDVLEIPDVPLKVRKLVVKVCDVVTRRAARLAAAGIAGILKKIGRDGSGGLTGGRRSDNKMRRTVVAIEGSLYTSYTMFRDYLNEALSEILGEEVAQHVVLKVTEDGSGIGAALLAASHSSSSQPCG; encoded by the exons ATGGGGAGGGTGGTGGTGGGCGTGGCGGTGGGCGTGGCTGCGGCGGCGTGCGCGGTGGCGGCGGTGGTGGTGGGTCGGAGAGTGAAGAGTAAGAGAAAGTGGAGGAGAGTTGTGGGTGTGTTGAGAGAGCTCGAGGAGAGCTGCGATACCACCGTGGGGAGATTGAAGCAGGTGGTCGACGCCATGGCGGTTGAGATGCACGCTGGCTTGGCCTCCGAGGGTGGTTCCAAGCTCAAAATGTTGCTCACCTTCGTAGAAAATCTTCCTAATGG GAGTGAAAAAGGAACTTATTATGCTCTAGATCTTGGGGGTACTAATTTTAGGGTCTTGCGGATTCAGTTAGGAGGTACAAGGTCCTCTATATTGGGTCATGATGTGGATCGGCAACCCATTCCTCTGGAATTAATGACAAGCACTAGTGAG GATCTCTTCAATTTTATTGCGTTGTCATTAATGGAATTTGTTGAAAGTGAAGGAGATGGTTCTGAGACTTCACCGAATAGAATAAGGGATCTTGGATTTACTTTCTCTTTTCCTGTGAAACAATCTTCTGTTTCTTCTGGCATCTTAATTAAATGGACAAAAGGATTTGTTATTCCAGATATG GTTGGAAAGGAGGTTGCGGGAAGTCTAGAGCAGGCATTGATCAGACAAGGTCTAAATATGAGGGTGGCAGCGCTG GTCAATGATACTGTTGGAACTTTAGCTTTAGGACATTATCATGACGCGGACACTGTTGCTGCAGTGATAATGGGAACAGGTACAAATGCCTGTTACTTGGAACGAACAGATGCTATCATAAAATGTCAAGGGCTTTTCACAACTTCAGGAGCCATG GTTGTAAACATGGAATGGGGAAATTTTTGGTCGTCTCATTTACCAAGAACAACTTACGATACTGATCTAGATGCTGATAGCCCTAACCCCAATGATCAG GGCTTTGAAAAATTGATATCTGGAATGTATTTGGGTGACATTGTGAGGAGAGTGATACTTAGAATGTCACAAGAGACGGATATTTTTGGACCTGTTTCTTCCAGATTATCAGTGCCCTTCATCTTAAG GACGCCAATTATGGCTGCAATGCATGAAGATGACTCTCCCGAGTTGAGAGAAGTGGGAAATATTTTAAGAGACGTCTTGGAG ATTCCCGATGTCCCTTTAAAGGTCCGAAAGCTTGTAGTCAAAGTATGTGATGTGGTTACCCGAAGGGCGGCAAGACTGGCTGCTGCTGGCATTGCAGGCATCTTAAAGAAGATTGGCCGGGACGGGAGTGGTGGCCTAACAGGTGGAAGGCGAAGTGATAACAAGATGAGGAGAACAGTGGTGGCGATCGAAGGGAGTTTATACACAAGCTATACAATGTTTAGAGACTACTTGAATGAAGCCTTGTCTGAAATACTAGGGGAAGAAGTTGCCCAACATGTGGTTCTAAAGGTAACAGAAGATGGGTCGGGCATTGGAGCAGCTCTCCTTGCTGCTTCACATTCTTCATCATCCCAACCTTGTGGATAG